The nucleotide window CGCGCACCTGCCCGGTGGCAGGCTCCCGGCGGAACAGTGGTGGTGCCGGGCGGTGACTCGATGGGCGTAGCCGCCGTGGTGGTCAGGTACGGCGGCGCCTAACGCGTTCGTCGGCGATGCATTGGACCTCCCATTGGCCGAGGTGAGCGAGGGTGAAGGCCGCGTGAGCGCTCGAAGCGTGGCGGCCGTGGTCTTCCTGCGACATCGTCCGTTTCGGCTCTCACGCGCAACGTGAGGGAGTGCCTAGTCCGTCCGTGGCGACATTCGGAAGCTGTGTCGCCGCGGTCTTATCCACCGACCGGTCATCGCGGGGAGTCGCCCCCGCTCGGGATTCGGTGTCTCAGTGCCAGTGCACTCACGAGCCTGCGAAGTTCGGTTCCGCGCTCGTGGACCGCTGTCCAGGTTTTTCGCACCGGGTCTGACAGCCGACGGGCTGTGTCTGCCGCTCCCCTCTGACCTGACGGCCAAAGGGTGGTGCTGACTAGACGTCACCAAACCAACGCAACTCGCTTACTTCCAACTCGCGTTGGATGGCGGCGTGGGATAAGACTGCACTGCGGCGGTGGGCGACGTCAAGCATCCATCGCGCTTTGGATCGGTCCGTCTTACGTTGCTTCTTGCTCCGCAGGTCAGAACGTGAGAACGTCGGGAGCATGCCGAACGTCGGGAAGTACGCGGAGCTGGCTGAACGACTAGCCCAGCTCATCGAGGATGACTACTCGCCTGGCCAGCAGTTCCTCACCAACCCAGAGATTGCGAAGCGCTACAGCGTCAGCGGCAACACCGCCAGTCGCGCCGTGCAGGCGCTCAAGGAACGCGGACTGCTCTCCGGCAAAGTGGGCGGTAAGACCTGGGTGCGGGTCGCACCGGTCCGCCACCTGCGGAGCAACGAGATGTACCACCGAGAGAAGCAGCGCGTCCGCCTGGGAGAAGAGGAGCGGCGGACGTGGGGGATCTCCGAGGACAGCACCAAGATGGCAGTCACCGAAATCGCCGAGAACTCGGTGGACTTCGCCATCGTGACCCCGCCGGCGGATGTCGCCGAATTGTTGGGCCTCACCTCCGGCCAGAAGGTGCTGCGACGCAGCTACAGGCGCCGCAACCACCGCGGTGAGGGGGCCAGCACCTCGGTCTCGTACCTGCCGTACGACCTGGTGTCGCGCAACCCTGAGATCCTGGACCCGACGACCGAGCCTTGGCCCGGCGGAACTCAGCACCAGCTCTACACGGTAGGCGTCGAGGTCGACCGGATCGAGGACCGGGTCACTGCTGAGATGCCGACCGAGAGGGAAGTTGAAGAACAGGACATCCCGCCCGGGGTGCCGATGATCCGCGTCCGGAAGATCACATACGACACGAGTGACCGGGTGGTCGAAGTGACCGACATCCCGTTCCCGGCCGACCGCATCGAACTGCAATTCGTGACCCGATTGGAGCGTTGGGCGTAATGCCGATCATTTCTGTGATCACGCCGGTCTTCGACGGCGGGGACGCCTACCTGGCGGATACCTACGAGTCGGTGGCCTCCCAGCGGCTCCCCGACGGCTGGTCTCTCCAGTGGTGTGTCCAGGAGGACGGCAAGACCGGCAAGCCGCTCAACCGACTACCGGACCTGCCGTGGATCTCCAAGGACGCTGGACGGTGTGGGGGAGCCGCACGTGCTCGGACTCTCGCCCTGCCCCGCGCCGAGGGGTTGCTAGTCCGTACCCTGGACGCGGACGACCTGTTCCCGGACGAGCACACCCTGGCGCGGGACATCGAGGCTCTCGCCGCCAGCCCTGACCTGGGGTGGACCGTCGCTCCCGCGCTCGATCTCTACCCGGACGGGCGACTCGTCCCCGGCCCCAACGATCCGCCTCCCGGCCGCCTCCCCGCCGGCTTCCTTGCCGATGGCTTGCGAGCGGGCTCCCTACCCGTCATGGGGACCACGGCGACGATCTACAAGGAGCTAGTCCTGGCACACGGTGGCTGGCCGGCGATCCCCGCATTTGAGGATGTCGGTCCCCTGCTGGCGGCCGAGGCGGTTGTCGATGGGTGGATGCAGGAGAAGCCCGGCGAGATCTACCGGAAGCACCCAGGCCAGTCCACCGAAGAGCCGGAGTACAAGGACGACGCCGAAAGGGCCACGCGCATCGGAATCGTGCTCAGCCGCGCTGATGCGATCCGTAGCCTTGGCTGGAGGTGGCAGCCGAGGGAGCCCGTGACGGTCTAGACCGGAGCGGCGGGACTGAACGGTCCTAGCTATGTGGGAAGGGGCGGCCCCTCTCGGACTCGAAGAGGGGCCGCCCCTTCACGCTGCCTCTGCCACCCTCGGCGACACAGACTCGCGGTATGTTCTGCTGATGTTCAGTCAGATCGTGACCCTGATAGGGGTAGTTGTAGGCGCCCTGACCTCCTACTTAGCCACTACCGCGGCTGAGCGGGTCAGACATCGTCGCAAGCTGGAAACCCGCTGGGACAAGCGGAAGCTGAGCACTTACATCGAGTACGTCACCCTGGTGAAAGCGGCACAGGGAGCCGCTAAGCAGGCGTGGGAGAACCCCGAAGTCCGAGCCGAGGCGCTCGCCAGGATGGAAGCGGCGGAACGGAAGCGGTCTCTCGCCTTTGAGGCGTTGGTCCTCCTGGCGCATCCTCGCGCCGTTGTCGCGGCACACGAAGTGAACCGGGTCCTGTGGCAGGCTCTGGAGGCTGCGCGCCAACCCACCGAAGAGCCCCCGCCAACGGACCTGTTGATAGAGGCGATGAACCTCCTTCATGAGGAGACGAGGCGGGATCTAGGCGTCTCCAGCGACACCCCCTGAGCCGCCACGGCGACCGCCCGAGGATCCATGAGAACCATGATCGTTCCCCATGCGTCCCCCAGTAGGCCAACCTGCCGATAAAGACGCAGCTCGGGGCGCATGAAGGCGGCCCCCTGTAAATCTGTCGGCTATGCCTACCCAGGTTCGAATCCTGGCGCCGCCACACGGGAACTGAGGCCCCTCATCCACGGAGACGTGAATGAGGGGCCTCAGTTGTTGTCCGGGCGGATCGCGGTGGGCGGCCCGTCCGACTCCGTTCCGCCGCCCTGTGGTGGCTGTGACGGGACGGCCCCCGAGGGCCCGAGGGCCCGGTCGGGGTCCGTGCCGGGTCACGCGGCGAGGGCCACCCCCGTGCCCGGTGCGACGCCCGGGTAGGCATCGACGGCCAGGTTGAGCTGGCTCTGCATGTACCAGGTGTTCAGGCCGAAGACGAACGCGAGAAGCCAGCATGCCGCCGGGCTGCACGTCACGGTCAGCCCGGCCGCCCGCTGTGCGTTGGCGATGGCCTTGCCGGTGTTGTGGTACGAGACGAGGGGGGCGATGACGGTCCAGCTCAGGAAGATCAGGACCAGTACGCTGCCGGCCGGGCTGAGCACCCGTCGCCTGTCGAACTCGTGCATCTCCTTGTGGATCTTGTAGTACCAGACCAGGTGGTAGATCCCGAGAGTGATGAGGGGCAGGCCGATCCACACGGCGACGGAACCCCGGCGCTTCATGGCCAGGCCGGTCGGCCGGCCCACGACGGGGGCACCTGCGGGGTGGCCCGGCGGGAACGCGTTGCCGGTCGGGCCTGAGGCGTACGGGTCGTGCGCAGCGGGCGGCTGTGCGTTGTGCATGCGGTGTGCTCCATCGTGACTTGTAGCGGTTCGGGGCTCGGCCCCGGTGGAGCAGCGTGGCAGGAACATGATGGGAACGGGTGCGAAGTTGCTGGTCTGTGACCGGAAGGGCGGGCAACGGTGACCGTCCTTGAGCGCCGATCGCTGTCCCGGTTCTTTTCGCGGGCGGCCGGAGGGAGTTGACGGGCCGTCCGGGCCGCGGCGGAACGGTTCCCGGGCGGCGCCGACCCCGTGCTTCGAACGTCCCCGTGCGTCGAACGATCCCGTGCTTCGAACCGCCCGCGCCCGCCCAGGTCTGTGACACCCGCCCGCGGCGTGCGCACTCCCGACGAGCGTGCACACCGCCTCGCGCGCCGCCGCGTGCCGGACCCGCCACCGGTCCGACGCGCCCTCGGCCACGCCCGGGTCCGCCGGCCGGTCCTCGGGTTCCTCACGAGAGCCTACGCTGAGCGGTCATGCCGAACCTGATCTCCGTCGTCACGGCCGTTCACGCGCCCGGGGCCCGGTATCTGCCGGATGCCTACGCGTCGTTGTGCGAGCAGGAGCTGCCGGACGGGTGGCGGTGGGAGTGGGTCGTCCAGGAGGACGGGGAGACCGGCGCCGTCGCGCCGTACGTGCCCGACGACCCGCGGGTCAGCTTCGGGCAGGGGCGCCCGGGGCGGGCCGGGGTCGCCCGCACGATGGCGCTCTCCCGGGTGCGGGGCGCGTACGTGAAGGTGCTGGACGCCGACGACATGCTCACCCCCGGCGCCCTCGCCCGCGACCTGCGCGCGCTGGACCGCAACCCGGGGGTCGCCTGGGCCGTCTCCCGCGTCCTGGACCTGCTCCCGGACGGCTCCACGGCCGCCTTCGACCAGGACCCGCCGGAAGGCGTCGTCGAGCGCGGTGCCGTCCTCGACCACTGGACGTCGCACGGGTACCGGCTCCCCGTCCACCCCGCCACCCTCTTCGTCCGGCGCGACCTGCTGCTCGCCCTCGGCGGCTGGATGGCGCTGCCGGCCTCCGAGGACACCGGCCTCCTCCTCGCCCTGAACGCGGTGAGCCGGGGCTGGTTCACCGCGCGGACCGGCCTGCTGTACCGCAAGTGGCCGGGCCAGGTGACGAGCCAGGCAGCACACGCGGACGAGGCGGAACGCAACGCCCGTAAGGCCGTCGTGGAGGCGCGGGCGAGGGCGCTGGGGGAGCTGGGCGGATGGCGGTTCGACGCCCGCCCCTGATCGCCGCGCGCGGGGGCCGACGAGGGCCCGCGGACGGGTAGCTGACGGAGCATCAGATCAAGGCGTACCCTCGGAGGTCCACACGCTGCCGCGTTCCGGAGGTGTCGGACTCATGGATGACGGGACGGGTCTGCCGGTGCCGCTCGACGGACCGCCGCGCTATGTGGCCGTGTTCCGCCGGGCCGGGGGTGACTGGGTGGTCGCCGCCCAGTCGCCGGGACGGGGGCCGGTGGAGTACGCGGTCGCGGCGATGACGCGGACGGTACGGGCGCGGGGCCAGGCGCCGTGGGCCGAGGTGTGGGGGCCGGACGACGAGGGGCGGGGGTGGCGGCGGCTGCGGACGGTACGGGGGCGGCCCGGGCCGGCCGCGGCCTCCGGGGAACCCGGTCAGCCGCGGCCGAGCGCCAGCGCGCGCGACGAACGCCTGCGGGACCGCCGCCACCAGGTGCTCCTCACGGCGCTGGCGGCGGCCGGCCTCACCGACCTGGAACCGGCGGACACCTCGGCCGTCACCCACCTGACCGAGGTCGCCGACGAGGACGACCTGCGCCGGATCGCCCACTGGCTCGCGTCGGCGACCGCCTCGGGTCAGCGCGCCGCTGGGGAGCAGGCGTAGAGCGACTGCGCCGTGACGTCCGGTGCGCCGGGGGACGGGAACGACTGCGCCGTGGCGTTCACCGCGCCGTAGGACGCCGGGGGCACCTTGGCGCACGCGGCGCGCACCCAGGACGTGATCGCCGCGGCCGGACCGCCGGAGCCCCGGGTCGTACCGCCCAGCAGCACGTACCGCACCTGGCCGGAGCGCACCAGCTGCCGGAAACCGTCGGCCGTGGGGAACGGCGCGCGCCCGGAGAAGCCGCCGACCGGGAGCACGTCGGCGCCGGCGCCGAGGATGTAGGGCGAGGCGGCGCTCCAGCTGGTGGTGGCCAGGACGTAACGGGCCGATCCGCGGTGCGCCGTGGCGTAGTCGAGGACCCCGCGCTGCTCGGCGGTGAGGCGGCCGGATCCGGAGCCGAAGCCGCCGAAGCCGCCCCCGCCGCCGTGCCGACCGTCGGACCACGGCACCCGCGCGCCGCGCCCGGCCGCCCGGACCACCCCGCCACCGTGGCCGCCGCCGGAGGGGCCCACCGCGCCCATGCCGGAGCCGTGGTAACCGGGGGTGAGCACCTGTACCGCCCAGGCGCCCGGCGCCAGCAGCAGCGCGCAGAACGCGGCGAGCAACCCGGCGAGCGCCGTACGGCTGCGCGCGGTCACCCGCCCACCGGGCCGGGCCACCACCAGCAGCACGACCGCGAGCACGCCGGCCACCCCCACCACGGGCGCCAGCCACGGCAGGAAGGACGGGAAGCGCGCGGCCAGCGAGACCGCCCACGCCGTGGTGGCCGCCACCGCGGCCGGCAACGCCCAGGTCCGGGGGCCGCCCGCGCGGTACGCCCGCCACAGCAGCGTCACCCCGCCGCCGGTGAGCGCGGCGAGCGGCACCGCGACCACGCCCATGTAGTACGTGTGGCCGCCGACGCTGCCCGCGCTGAACACCAGGAAGTAGGTGGCCAGCCACACCCCCCACAGCACGAAGCCGGCCCGGGCCCGGTCGGTACGCGGGCTGCCGCGCCGCCACAGCAGCCCGCAGACGACGGCGATCGCGGCGAACGGGTAGAGCCAGCCGGTCTGCGAGGCGAGGGCGGAGCCGAACATCTTCGACCAGCCGTCCTGGCCCTCGCCGCCCCAGCCGCCGCCCTGCGGGGCCCGCTGGGCGGCGCCGTTCAGGGCGTGCGCGCCGGCGTGCACGCCCAGGGACGTACCCCGGTCGCGCGCCCCCGCGTCATGGCCGGAGTCGCGCGCCCCGTGCCGGAACGTTCCGGCGTCGAAGGCCCGCTGCCCGGACGGCTCCTGGCCGGACCCCTGGGGACCCCCCTGGCCGTGGCCGCCGCCGTGGCCCCCGCCCTGCGTCGCGCTGACGCTGCCGGTCGAGGCGGCGCTGATGCCCAGCGAGGAGAAACGGTTCAGGAAGTTGTAGCCGATCACCATGCTGAAGGCGGAGTTGTCGGTGGTGCCGTCGACGTACGGGCGGTCCTGGGCCGGGGTCAGCGTGACGGCGATCATCCAGGAGAGCGAGACGGCGGTCGTCACCACGGCGGCGAGCCCGAGGTGGGCCAGCCGGCGGCGCAGCGCGGTCGGCGCGGAGAGCAGGTGGACGGCGGCGAGCGCGGGGAGCACCGCCCACGCCTCCAGCATCTTCGCCTGGAACCCGAGGCCGACCCAGAACCCGGCCAGCAGCAGCGGACGCAGCCGTCCGGTCCGGGCGGCGCGCTGGGTGGCGTCGGCGGCCAGCAGCACGCACAGGGTGAACATCGGGTCCTCCACCGCGGTGCGGAAGAGGCCGACCGCCACCGGGGTCAGCAGGAAGGCGGCGGAGGCGATCAGGGCCGCGTTCACCCCGGCCCAGCGGCGCACCACGCGGTGGAGCACCGCCACGCTCGCCACGCCTTCGAGCACCTGCGGCAGCACCAGCGTCCACGGGTGGAAACCCAGGATCCGGGCGGAAATCGCCTGCGGCCACAGGAATCCCGGCAATTTGTCCAGGGTGATGGAATTACCCGGGTCGAAGGAGCCGAAGAAGAACGCCTTCCAGTTCTCCGTCATGCTGCGGGCGGCGTTCGCGTAGAACGTGTGGTATTCGCTGTGGTTGATCCCCCAGGCGTACAGGAGCGCGGCGAGCGCCAGGATCACCAGCAGCGCCGGACGGGCGTACCCGGGGTCGCCGGGGCGCGACCGCCAGGGTGCGCGCCGGGCCGCCGGGCCGGAGGCCGGAACGGGGACTGTCGTTGCCATACCCGGCAGTCTTCGGCACGCGGAACGCGACTCCGCACCGGAAGCGTTCCGTTCAAGGAATTTCTCATCCGTCCCGGAGGAATTCTTTAACGTGCCTGGGGCGTTCTTGGCCGGCCCTGGTCCTGCGCATTACCCGGCGGCGGACCGGAACGCCCGCCGCCGGGGGCGCGCGTCAGCCGGACACCGCCGCCACGGCCCGCTCCACCGGCGTCCCGCCGCCGATCAGCTCCAGGGTGCGGCCGGCCGTGCCCGGGGCGTCGAGCAGGGCGGCGAGGACGGCGGCCACGTCGTCGCGGGTGACCTCGCCGCGCCCGGTGTGCTCGGCGAGGGCCACGGTGCCGGTGCCGGGGTCGTCGGTGAGCCGGCCGGGCCGCAGGATCGTCCACTCCAGCGCGGTACGGGCCCGTACCTCGGCGTCGGCCGCCCCCTTGGCCTTGAGGTACTCGGCGAAGACCGGGTCGGTGCCGGGCGGGGGCGGGGTGTCGGCGCCCATCGAGGAGACGACGAGGTACCGACGTACGCCGGCGCGTTCGGCCGCGTCCGCGCAGAGGACGGCGGCGGCGTGGTCCACGGTGTGCTTGCGGGCGACGCCGCTGCCCGGCCCGGCCCCGGCGGCGAAGACGACCGCGTCGGCCCCGGCGAACGCCCCGGCCACCTGGTCGACGGAGGCCGACTCCAGGTCGAGCACGACCGGTTCGGCGCCGTTGGCCCGCAGCGCCTCGGCCTGTTCCGGTCTGCGGACGATGCCGCTCACCTCGTCGCCGCGTGCCGCGAGCAGCCGTTCCAGGCGCTGGGCGATCTGTCCGTGTCCTCCGGCGATGACGATGCGCATACCGCCGACCGTACGCTGTCGTACGCGCCCCCGCGCGCCGGTCGCCGACGACGCGGGGGCCCTACGCGGGCGAACCGCCGGAACGCGACTGGCGCGGCAGGTCGAGCCCGACCGCCGAGGAGCAGTCGGCGTACTCGCGCACCGCGCTGGTCCGCGAGACCACCCGGCCGCGGTGGACGACGATCCTGCTGTACGCCAGCGACAGCGCCGCGTCCACCCGGCTGCCGCGCACCGCGAGCAGCTCGGCGGGGAAACCGGCCTCCACCCGCACCTCGGGCAGCCCGAGCACGGCCCGGGCGACGGTGCTCACCGCGTCGTAGGCGGCCCCCGGCGGGCATCCGGCGTGCGCGGCGAGCAGGAAGGCGGCCTCCAGCGGGTCGCCGCGGCCGACCGGGTTGGCGGTGTCGCGCAGCGCGCCGCTGCCCGCGGTGACCCGCACCCCGGCGGCGCGCAGGGTCCGTACCAGGCCGGCCGCGGGGTGTCCGCGTTCCAGCGCGCCGCAACCGCCCTGCGGCAGGCAGACCACCGCGACCCCGGCCGCCGCGAGCTGGCCCGCGACCCGGCGCACCGTCTCGGCGGGGTACCCGGCCAGGGCGTCGCACGGACCGATGGCCACCCCGGGGCGCAGCCCGCCGGACATCGCGGCCAGCCGGGCGAGCCGGGCCGGGTCGGCACCGGTGGTGTGCAGGTCGACCGGGCAGCCGGACTCGGCGGCCACCCCCAGCACGGCCTCCACGTACCCGGTCGGGTCCGGGTCGAGGTCGGGGCAGCCGCCGACCACCCCGGCGCCCATCTTGACCGCGTCCCGCAGCATCGCCAGGCCGTCCGCGCCCGCCACCCCGGTCAGCAGCCGGGGCATGGCCACCGCGGTGACGTCCACCAGCCCGCGCAGGCTGCGGCGGGCCTGCAGGACGGCCTCCAGGGCGTTGAGTTCCTGCACGTCGCCGACGCGTACGTGGGTGCGCAGCGCGGTGGCGCCGTGGCCGAGCTGGAGCAGGGCGGCCTCGGTGACCCGGCGGCGCAGTTCCTCGCAGGTGTCCGAGGGCGGGCCGTCGTGGCCGGCGGTGAGGGCGGTGTCGAGGTGGGCGTGGGGTTCGGCGGGGGCCGGCAGCAGCAGGTAGCCGTCGAGGTCGACGCGGCGCCCGGCCGACCGCTGTTCCGGCGGACCCAGGCTGCCCGCGGTGCCCACCGCCTCGATCCGGCCGCCGCCGAGCCTGACGTCCACCACCCGCCCGTCCCGCAGCCGGGCGCCGGTCAGCAGCAGCGTGGACGCCGGCCCGCCGCCGTCGGAAGCGGGCTGCCTCGGCTGCTGCGGCAGGCTCTCGGTCATCGTGACTCCTCCGCAAGATCACGTACGCACGAGCCTATGGCGCCAGGGGCGGCGGGCCGGGGAGGAGGGCAATAGTCGTACCGGAGTGCCGCGCCCGGCGTCCCGCTGCCGGTCCCCTCCCGTGCCCAGGGGGCCGGGGCATCGGCCGGGCGCTCGTTGCCCGAGAAGCCGTCCCCGGACGGGGTGCCGGGAGTGCCCGGGCCACGGCCTGCCGCCCGTGCCCGGGGGCCTCGGCGAGACCCCTGCTGCCCGTGCCCGGGCGCCGTCGCTCCGGCGGGGATCGATCAGGTACCGGTAGGGGTCGCCGATCGGCCGGGGGCGGCGGGCGTGTGCGAGGCCCCGTGCTCTGTCCGCGCCCGGGGGAGCCGGCGCCTCGGCGGGAACCCTGCGGCCCGGCCGCCCGGCCCCCGGTCGGCGCCGCGGGCCCGGCGCGAAACGGGCCCCCGGGGGAGTCGGACAAGGGGGCCCGATACGGATTTCACGGATCGGGGGCGGAGCGTGTAATGTCTTCCTCGCTCGCCCCAATAGCTCAGTCGGCAGAGCGTCTCCATGGTAAGGAGAAGGTCTACGGTTCGATTCCGTATTGGGGCTCGGATGTAGAGGTAACCTCGTCTTCGGACGGGGTTGCCCTTCATCGCGGCGGTGTAGCTCAGTCGGTAGAGCAAGCGGCTCATAATCGCTGTGTCACCGGTTCAAGTCCGGTCACCGCTACTCTGTGTAGCCGATTGCGGGATCGGTCCTTCGATCGGCTACTCTTGCTGCGTTCATCAAACCTGTCCGTCAAGGAGCACTCACGTGGCTGCCACCGACGTCCGCCCGAAGATCACGCTGGCCTGCGTGGAGTGCAAGGAGCGGAACTACATCACCAAGAAGAACCGGCGTAACGACCCGGACCGTCTTGAGCTCAAGAAGCACTGCCCGCGCTGCAACTCGCACACCGCGCACCGCGAGACGCGCTGACACCAGGCCCGATCGCAAGGCCGCCCCCGA belongs to Streptantibioticus cattleyicolor NRRL 8057 = DSM 46488 and includes:
- a CDS encoding GntR family transcriptional regulator; amino-acid sequence: MPNVGKYAELAERLAQLIEDDYSPGQQFLTNPEIAKRYSVSGNTASRAVQALKERGLLSGKVGGKTWVRVAPVRHLRSNEMYHREKQRVRLGEEERRTWGISEDSTKMAVTEIAENSVDFAIVTPPADVAELLGLTSGQKVLRRSYRRRNHRGEGASTSVSYLPYDLVSRNPEILDPTTEPWPGGTQHQLYTVGVEVDRIEDRVTAEMPTEREVEEQDIPPGVPMIRVRKITYDTSDRVVEVTDIPFPADRIELQFVTRLERWA
- a CDS encoding glycosyltransferase family 2 protein — protein: MPIISVITPVFDGGDAYLADTYESVASQRLPDGWSLQWCVQEDGKTGKPLNRLPDLPWISKDAGRCGGAARARTLALPRAEGLLVRTLDADDLFPDEHTLARDIEALAASPDLGWTVAPALDLYPDGRLVPGPNDPPPGRLPAGFLADGLRAGSLPVMGTTATIYKELVLAHGGWPAIPAFEDVGPLLAAEAVVDGWMQEKPGEIYRKHPGQSTEEPEYKDDAERATRIGIVLSRADAIRSLGWRWQPREPVTV
- a CDS encoding DUF4234 domain-containing protein, with translation MGRPTGLAMKRRGSVAVWIGLPLITLGIYHLVWYYKIHKEMHEFDRRRVLSPAGSVLVLIFLSWTVIAPLVSYHNTGKAIANAQRAAGLTVTCSPAACWLLAFVFGLNTWYMQSQLNLAVDAYPGVAPGTGVALAA
- a CDS encoding glycosyltransferase family 2 protein, with the translated sequence MPNLISVVTAVHAPGARYLPDAYASLCEQELPDGWRWEWVVQEDGETGAVAPYVPDDPRVSFGQGRPGRAGVARTMALSRVRGAYVKVLDADDMLTPGALARDLRALDRNPGVAWAVSRVLDLLPDGSTAAFDQDPPEGVVERGAVLDHWTSHGYRLPVHPATLFVRRDLLLALGGWMALPASEDTGLLLALNAVSRGWFTARTGLLYRKWPGQVTSQAAHADEAERNARKAVVEARARALGELGGWRFDARP
- a CDS encoding ArnT family glycosyltransferase, which produces MATTVPVPASGPAARRAPWRSRPGDPGYARPALLVILALAALLYAWGINHSEYHTFYANAARSMTENWKAFFFGSFDPGNSITLDKLPGFLWPQAISARILGFHPWTLVLPQVLEGVASVAVLHRVVRRWAGVNAALIASAAFLLTPVAVGLFRTAVEDPMFTLCVLLAADATQRAARTGRLRPLLLAGFWVGLGFQAKMLEAWAVLPALAAVHLLSAPTALRRRLAHLGLAAVVTTAVSLSWMIAVTLTPAQDRPYVDGTTDNSAFSMVIGYNFLNRFSSLGISAASTGSVSATQGGGHGGGHGQGGPQGSGQEPSGQRAFDAGTFRHGARDSGHDAGARDRGTSLGVHAGAHALNGAAQRAPQGGGWGGEGQDGWSKMFGSALASQTGWLYPFAAIAVVCGLLWRRGSPRTDRARAGFVLWGVWLATYFLVFSAGSVGGHTYYMGVVAVPLAALTGGGVTLLWRAYRAGGPRTWALPAAVAATTAWAVSLAARFPSFLPWLAPVVGVAGVLAVVLLVVARPGGRVTARSRTALAGLLAAFCALLLAPGAWAVQVLTPGYHGSGMGAVGPSGGGHGGGVVRAAGRGARVPWSDGRHGGGGGFGGFGSGSGRLTAEQRGVLDYATAHRGSARYVLATTSWSAASPYILGAGADVLPVGGFSGRAPFPTADGFRQLVRSGQVRYVLLGGTTRGSGGPAAAITSWVRAACAKVPPASYGAVNATAQSFPSPGAPDVTAQSLYACSPAAR
- a CDS encoding NAD(P)H-binding protein; protein product: MRIVIAGGHGQIAQRLERLLAARGDEVSGIVRRPEQAEALRANGAEPVVLDLESASVDQVAGAFAGADAVVFAAGAGPGSGVARKHTVDHAAAVLCADAAERAGVRRYLVVSSMGADTPPPPGTDPVFAEYLKAKGAADAEVRARTALEWTILRPGRLTDDPGTGTVALAEHTGRGEVTRDDVAAVLAALLDAPGTAGRTLELIGGGTPVERAVAAVSG
- a CDS encoding amidohydrolase family protein, translating into MTESLPQQPRQPASDGGGPASTLLLTGARLRDGRVVDVRLGGGRIEAVGTAGSLGPPEQRSAGRRVDLDGYLLLPAPAEPHAHLDTALTAGHDGPPSDTCEELRRRVTEAALLQLGHGATALRTHVRVGDVQELNALEAVLQARRSLRGLVDVTAVAMPRLLTGVAGADGLAMLRDAVKMGAGVVGGCPDLDPDPTGYVEAVLGVAAESGCPVDLHTTGADPARLARLAAMSGGLRPGVAIGPCDALAGYPAETVRRVAGQLAAAGVAVVCLPQGGCGALERGHPAAGLVRTLRAAGVRVTAGSGALRDTANPVGRGDPLEAAFLLAAHAGCPPGAAYDAVSTVARAVLGLPEVRVEAGFPAELLAVRGSRVDAALSLAYSRIVVHRGRVVSRTSAVREYADCSSAVGLDLPRQSRSGGSPA
- the rpmG gene encoding 50S ribosomal protein L33 encodes the protein MAATDVRPKITLACVECKERNYITKKNRRNDPDRLELKKHCPRCNSHTAHRETR